A window of the Bacteriovorax sp. PP10 genome harbors these coding sequences:
- a CDS encoding MFS transporter has protein sequence MKFSSTNQKLTIAYLNTLTFSIVQILLYTTIPYISEKTSLHTATIIGAISVGSFIFAFMGPFWATKSDTWGRKRVLSFGMLGMFFSFMLLCSLFLFNDQLSMTAKIVIMFSCRIIYGLLSSAVVPVSQAWQLDLIDTKDKLKVLTRNSMCLNVGRVLGPVLILIQKVDFEHMIYAGTLWVLMLALGCLLTSSPAEKKLSSEAAQKFDWKAIALEWKALFKESMLPILLALIFTSFIGVLHSTLGHHLKETLNIKGDEASVQMAKLVLGSSIFALVVQQTSQWIFKRDWKLRLITGASALILGSFVLNAAGTLNGIWGALMLISIGLALIPPVYMALISASAKENVTGKKIGFASIAHSLGYAFGAGMIALSMKMNLVSNMTVIGFISLVTFAIVASLIFNKTDFVLPAKKDAQLSS, from the coding sequence ATGAAATTTTCAAGCACTAACCAAAAACTCACGATCGCTTATTTGAACACGCTGACTTTTAGTATTGTTCAGATTCTTTTATATACAACGATTCCTTATATCTCTGAGAAGACTTCACTTCATACGGCAACGATCATTGGTGCCATCAGTGTTGGCTCTTTTATTTTTGCTTTTATGGGACCCTTTTGGGCAACTAAAAGCGACACATGGGGAAGAAAAAGGGTTTTAAGTTTTGGTATGCTTGGAATGTTTTTTTCATTCATGCTTCTTTGCTCACTTTTTCTTTTTAACGATCAACTATCCATGACTGCAAAAATCGTTATTATGTTTTCTTGCAGAATTATTTACGGACTTCTTTCTTCAGCAGTCGTTCCTGTCTCTCAAGCATGGCAGTTGGATTTGATTGATACAAAAGATAAATTGAAAGTCCTGACAAGAAACTCAATGTGTTTAAATGTTGGGCGTGTTCTAGGGCCTGTTCTTATTCTCATTCAAAAAGTAGATTTCGAGCACATGATTTATGCCGGAACACTTTGGGTCCTTATGCTTGCTTTAGGATGCCTGCTGACTTCATCACCTGCTGAGAAAAAACTTTCTTCGGAAGCTGCTCAAAAATTCGATTGGAAGGCGATCGCTCTTGAGTGGAAAGCTCTCTTCAAAGAATCAATGCTTCCTATTTTACTTGCTTTAATTTTTACAAGCTTCATTGGTGTTCTTCACTCGACACTTGGTCATCACTTAAAAGAAACATTAAATATCAAAGGTGATGAGGCCAGCGTTCAAATGGCGAAACTTGTTTTAGGAAGTAGTATCTTTGCTCTTGTCGTCCAACAAACAAGTCAGTGGATTTTTAAACGTGATTGGAAACTTCGCCTGATTACAGGTGCGAGTGCTTTAATACTTGGTTCATTTGTTTTAAATGCAGCTGGGACACTTAACGGGATCTGGGGTGCATTGATGCTGATTTCTATTGGCCTGGCATTAATTCCACCTGTGTATATGGCACTTATCAGTGCTTCTGCAAAAGAAAATGTCACTGGAAAGAAGATTGGTTTTGCAAGTATCGCCCATTCTCTTGGTTATGCTTTTGGTGCGGGAATGATTGCGCTTTCAATGAAAATGAATCTTGTGTCTAACATGACGGTGATTGGTTTTATCTCGCTCGTGACTTTTGCAATTGTCGCTTCGTTAATTTTTAATAAAACTGACTTTGTACTACCGGCAAAAAAAGATGCTCAGTTATCTAGCTAA
- a CDS encoding MFS transporter: MLSYLANLNTITFSAVQILLFTMFPFIAESLNLSLSLVIGVFSLGSFLFLWSGPYWSSKSDFAGRMKILNVGMIGQFVSFLLLFLLILYSRHLPEAVTIALLVISRIIYGAFSAAIIPVAQALQLDLSVKETYLKSMLSNSMSLNLGRMIGPIYVLVNGDSPIGLMKGVLVWLVFIMVSNFLCKKLETKQRLIQKEKMIFDWSLITKELKWVFLLALLFTCFIGTLHNTFGLHIKELFDLDAPATSILMAKFLLGSSIMAVVSQFVSKRFFNDPWQGPLIIGAFTLFCGAMGFALGTTSSQVWMSMMVVSIGIAMIPPSYLTLTTFFSPSIERGKKFGMINAANTIGYTVGGFFTAVTLKLFSHDLALIITTSVLVSAIVLTIIVLQKKRIAI, from the coding sequence ATGCTCAGTTATCTAGCTAACCTCAATACAATTACATTCTCAGCAGTGCAGATTTTACTCTTCACGATGTTTCCCTTCATTGCTGAGTCCTTAAATTTATCTCTTTCATTAGTTATCGGTGTTTTCAGTTTAGGATCTTTCCTCTTTTTGTGGAGCGGCCCTTACTGGTCTTCTAAAAGTGACTTCGCCGGCAGAATGAAAATTCTTAACGTCGGAATGATCGGACAGTTCGTTTCTTTCTTACTGCTTTTTTTACTTATCCTCTACTCACGTCATCTTCCTGAAGCTGTCACAATTGCCTTACTTGTTATCAGCAGAATTATTTACGGTGCCTTTTCTGCGGCCATTATTCCTGTAGCTCAGGCCCTACAGTTAGATTTAAGTGTGAAAGAAACTTATTTAAAATCGATGCTTTCAAATTCGATGAGTTTAAATTTGGGACGCATGATCGGGCCGATTTATGTTTTAGTTAATGGCGACTCTCCCATAGGACTCATGAAAGGAGTTTTAGTATGGTTGGTGTTTATTATGGTTTCTAATTTTTTATGCAAAAAACTTGAAACCAAACAGCGCCTTATTCAAAAAGAGAAAATGATTTTTGACTGGAGTCTTATTACTAAAGAATTGAAATGGGTTTTTCTTTTAGCTCTTCTGTTTACATGTTTTATCGGAACACTTCACAATACCTTCGGCCTGCATATTAAAGAGCTCTTTGATCTGGATGCTCCAGCGACTTCTATATTAATGGCAAAGTTTTTACTGGGAAGCTCGATCATGGCAGTCGTCTCTCAATTCGTAAGTAAAAGATTTTTTAATGATCCATGGCAAGGGCCGCTTATCATTGGGGCATTTACTCTTTTTTGTGGCGCAATGGGATTTGCACTAGGAACAACCAGCTCTCAAGTCTGGATGAGCATGATGGTGGTTTCTATTGGAATCGCGATGATTCCTCCTTCTTATTTAACTCTGACGACTTTCTTTTCACCTTCAATCGAAAGGGGCAAGAAGTTTGGCATGATTAATGCTGCCAATACTATTGGATACACTGTCGGGGGATTTTTTACGGCCGTGACGTTAAAACTTTTTTCTCACGACCTTGCGCTCATCATTACCACAAGTGTTTTGGTAAGTGCCATCGTCTTAACAATTATCGTTCTTCAAAAAAAGAGAATCGCCATATGA
- a CDS encoding IucA/IucC family protein, whose amino-acid sequence MSDWQTVNLNLIAKSIGELCYEQILTAVKVSENEYAIDLKHGDRYSFKAWMGIWDHLRVDPKSIKKKGSEAISAGQFFIDAQVDLEMTDIILGNFLEEMHNSLFADLALLAKQKGVSADSMTNMSGEEVQAYLNGHPKILLSKGRVGWGVREFENFAPESEKGVCLYWIAVKKELVESSFDDQMDARKLLSESFDKNEMERFYEILKEKKINFDDFHFMPVHPWQWNRFINIQYHAQVVTGDIVSLGILGDDYVPQISIRTLSNRHHPKKLDIKLPLTILNTSAIRGIPARYISVGAKLSRHILGLCHEDELLKKYNTDVLVEKAGMTVKHELFSQVKEVPYRYNEFLGTVWRESMASKQGPGELAILTGSLFYQDLEGNSLIGGYIKKSGLSKQEWLKEYFTVVILPLYHLQLKYGLGLVSHGQNIILKMKDFRPVSVILKDFQGDLRLAQNSVLLEREDFKEIAAKLDKLPPNYLIHDLMTGHLVTVLRFVSEVMEESDGLKEIEFYKILANIVSEYLEGKTIDPELNFLNESVHRVLLNKVRFKIGYGDSSERLKPMVGKDLASPLYLGLKHREAIHD is encoded by the coding sequence ATGAGCGACTGGCAGACCGTAAACTTAAATCTTATTGCCAAGTCGATTGGCGAACTTTGTTATGAACAGATTTTAACAGCAGTTAAAGTTTCTGAGAATGAATACGCTATCGATTTAAAACACGGAGACCGCTACAGCTTTAAAGCATGGATGGGGATCTGGGATCATTTGAGAGTGGATCCAAAAAGCATCAAGAAAAAAGGATCAGAAGCAATCTCTGCCGGACAGTTTTTTATTGATGCCCAAGTTGATTTAGAAATGACTGACATTATTTTAGGAAACTTCCTGGAAGAAATGCACAACAGTCTTTTTGCTGACCTTGCACTTTTAGCAAAACAAAAAGGTGTGTCTGCTGATTCAATGACAAATATGTCAGGTGAAGAAGTGCAGGCCTATTTAAATGGCCATCCAAAAATTCTTTTAAGTAAAGGTCGTGTTGGATGGGGAGTCAGAGAGTTTGAAAACTTTGCTCCTGAAAGCGAAAAAGGTGTGTGCCTTTATTGGATCGCCGTAAAAAAAGAATTAGTAGAAAGCTCTTTTGATGATCAGATGGATGCTCGAAAACTTTTGTCAGAAAGTTTCGATAAAAATGAAATGGAAAGATTTTATGAAATCTTAAAAGAAAAGAAAATTAACTTTGATGATTTTCATTTCATGCCAGTTCATCCTTGGCAGTGGAATCGTTTTATTAATATTCAATACCACGCACAGGTTGTCACAGGAGACATCGTTTCATTGGGAATTTTAGGGGATGATTACGTTCCTCAAATTTCAATCAGAACACTGTCGAATCGCCACCACCCGAAAAAGTTAGATATTAAATTGCCGCTGACAATTTTAAATACTTCAGCAATCAGAGGAATTCCTGCTCGATATATTTCAGTCGGAGCAAAACTTTCTCGTCACATTCTTGGTCTTTGCCATGAAGATGAATTGCTAAAAAAATACAATACAGACGTTCTGGTTGAGAAGGCCGGAATGACTGTGAAGCATGAATTATTCTCTCAAGTGAAAGAAGTCCCTTACCGCTACAACGAGTTCTTAGGAACGGTTTGGCGTGAGAGTATGGCATCTAAACAAGGTCCAGGAGAGCTTGCAATCTTAACTGGCAGTCTTTTTTATCAAGACCTAGAGGGAAATTCTTTAATCGGTGGCTACATCAAGAAATCGGGTCTTTCTAAACAAGAATGGCTTAAAGAATATTTCACAGTTGTCATTTTACCTCTTTATCACCTGCAACTTAAGTACGGGCTAGGCCTTGTGTCTCACGGACAGAATATTATCCTGAAAATGAAGGACTTTAGACCCGTAAGTGTCATCCTGAAAGATTTTCAAGGTGATTTAAGACTGGCCCAAAATTCGGTACTACTAGAGAGAGAAGACTTTAAAGAAATAGCAGCGAAGTTGGACAAACTTCCGCCTAATTATTTGATCCACGATTTGATGACAGGACACCTGGTGACAGTGCTTCGTTTTGTGTCGGAAGTGATGGAAGAGAGTGATGGGTTAAAAGAAATCGAGTTCTATAAAATCTTAGCAAATATTGTGTCTGAGTATCTTGAAGGCAAAACGATTGACCCGGAATTAAATTTTTTAAATGAATCCGTTCATAGAGTTTTATTAAATAAAGTACGCTTTAAAATTGGTTACGGTGACTCCAGTGAGAGACTAAAACCAATGGTAGGCAAAGATCTTGCGAGTCCGCTTTACTTGGGACTTAAGCATAGAGAGGCAATCCATGACTAA
- a CDS encoding IucA/IucC family protein: MHTKHLSLKHSANCFLNSLFREFNDFFYDTESSSFVINLKDEGMLVIPVEYVSLVGRHSYPGHFYYRKNKDSEACELNFTEAVVVLLDHLSSIYKTSPEQVSIFLDRITGSVHNIEAAIALRETDLIALYKNATIDFKDAEQALIVGHTFHPHPKNRDEFSEEDYKKYSPEAAGDFNLHWFMVHSEITHKMASKSFDHTEWNKEIFLKENSDSEAFKEFTTEGFIPFPVHPWQKNILLKMPLIKEYMAEGLIVDLGASEYVEEKWYPTSSLRTIYNETSPYMLKFSLSVRLTNSLRHMLPVEVVRGLQVVDVFSTPNGQTFLKSYPDFNVLFEPAFMALIDRDKKIINETIISLRLNPFINHSSQKLVLATLTQDNPLEGMSLIGGQIQRASERNSKSMEVNAKTWFAKFLEVAVKPLMMAQANYGILLGAHQQNLILEIKDNMPKASYFRDCHGTGYSKIGFELFSKEVKLMTIENGNILDETNGNALFAYYLVINTVFNTISTIAKDAGIAEEQLMAMFREELFNWRASGVKDSSCFDYLLDNPKLLQKGNFLCSFVNMNENTTDNPLGIYNAFPNPIYEINL; the protein is encoded by the coding sequence ATGCACACTAAACACCTATCGCTAAAGCATTCTGCCAATTGTTTTTTAAATTCTCTCTTTAGAGAGTTTAATGACTTTTTTTATGACACTGAATCGTCATCGTTTGTGATCAATTTAAAAGATGAAGGCATGCTGGTGATCCCGGTTGAGTACGTCTCATTAGTAGGAAGACATTCTTATCCCGGACATTTTTATTATAGAAAAAATAAAGACAGTGAAGCTTGTGAATTAAATTTTACAGAAGCTGTGGTTGTGTTACTGGATCATCTTTCATCAATCTATAAAACATCTCCAGAGCAAGTGAGTATCTTCCTGGATCGAATCACTGGCAGTGTTCACAATATCGAAGCTGCGATTGCTCTTCGTGAGACAGACCTGATAGCTCTTTATAAAAATGCCACAATAGATTTCAAAGATGCTGAGCAAGCATTGATTGTCGGCCATACTTTCCATCCACACCCAAAAAATAGAGATGAATTTTCAGAAGAAGATTATAAAAAATATTCTCCGGAAGCTGCAGGAGATTTTAACCTGCACTGGTTTATGGTTCACTCTGAGATCACTCATAAAATGGCCTCAAAGAGCTTTGATCATACAGAGTGGAATAAAGAAATTTTCTTAAAAGAGAATTCAGATTCAGAAGCATTTAAAGAATTCACGACAGAGGGCTTTATCCCTTTTCCTGTTCATCCATGGCAAAAAAACATCCTCTTAAAAATGCCTTTGATAAAAGAGTATATGGCAGAAGGTTTGATCGTTGACCTGGGGGCTTCTGAATACGTGGAAGAAAAGTGGTATCCAACTTCTTCTTTAAGAACGATTTATAATGAAACATCTCCTTATATGTTGAAGTTTTCACTGAGTGTGCGCTTAACAAACTCCCTGAGGCACATGCTGCCTGTAGAAGTCGTGAGAGGGCTTCAGGTCGTAGATGTTTTTTCTACACCTAATGGACAAACATTTTTAAAATCTTATCCGGACTTTAATGTTTTATTTGAACCCGCATTCATGGCCCTGATTGATCGCGATAAAAAAATTATTAATGAGACTATCATTTCATTGAGACTGAATCCCTTCATTAATCATTCATCACAAAAGCTTGTCCTGGCGACACTGACTCAGGATAATCCGCTGGAAGGGATGAGTCTTATTGGCGGCCAGATCCAACGAGCAAGTGAGAGAAATAGTAAATCAATGGAGGTCAATGCCAAGACCTGGTTTGCAAAATTCCTTGAAGTTGCGGTGAAGCCTTTGATGATGGCACAGGCAAATTACGGAATCCTGTTAGGTGCTCACCAACAAAATTTAATTTTAGAAATTAAAGATAATATGCCGAAGGCCTCATACTTCAGAGACTGTCATGGAACAGGTTATAGTAAAATTGGCTTCGAACTTTTTTCTAAAGAAGTAAAATTGATGACGATTGAGAATGGAAATATTCTTGATGAAACAAATGGTAATGCTCTTTTTGCCTACTATTTAGTTATCAATACAGTCTTTAATACTATCAGCACGATTGCTAAAGATGCCGGTATTGCTGAAGAGCAATTAATGGCAATGTTCCGAGAAGAGTTATTCAACTGGCGAGCATCTGGAGTTAAAGACTCATCTTGCTTTGATTACCTTTTAGATAATCCAAAACTTCTGCAAAAAGGAAACTTCCTTTGCTCATTCGTTAATATGAATGAGAATACAACTGATAATCCATTGGGGATTTATAACGCTTTCCCTAATCCAATCTACGAGATCAATCTATGA
- a CDS encoding GNAT family N-acetyltransferase — translation MMKPITYKPLHSGEAITAEMIEGLCRVKNQHNAELLVQAEAHGELLKLNVMKNDSLLNDDLLLVAVEYVLGHSTELKSVEINNFNPDKKTGYLLQKHFADGSDVIRFGRHQFFQLRGIWHKDRDYVLGIETWTSSSAERLHPVRPDIQTGTLYSKYVPQIEKTLSFRMIDPVRDLDIFHEWHNQPRVADFWELPLPKADLKEYILKGLKDPHTLPMILESNGVATGYFEMYWCREDRLAPYYESESFDRGFHFLIGDTDFLGFHNTDAAIKSLLHFLFIDEIRTRRVMAEPRSDNTKVLKYVETSGGWKKLYEFDFPHKRAALLECKREAFYMGHI, via the coding sequence ATGATGAAACCGATTACATATAAACCACTTCATAGTGGGGAAGCGATTACTGCAGAAATGATTGAAGGATTATGCCGAGTGAAAAACCAGCATAATGCCGAACTTTTAGTTCAAGCAGAAGCCCATGGTGAGCTTTTAAAATTAAATGTTATGAAGAACGATTCACTGCTTAACGATGACCTTCTTCTCGTGGCCGTTGAATATGTTTTAGGCCACTCAACTGAATTGAAGTCAGTCGAAATTAATAACTTCAATCCTGATAAAAAAACGGGATATCTTTTGCAAAAGCATTTTGCAGACGGAAGTGATGTGATTCGTTTTGGCCGCCACCAGTTTTTCCAATTAAGAGGAATCTGGCATAAAGACCGCGACTATGTTTTAGGAATTGAAACATGGACATCATCGTCCGCTGAAAGACTTCATCCTGTGCGCCCTGATATTCAAACGGGGACTCTTTATTCAAAGTATGTTCCCCAAATTGAGAAGACTCTAAGTTTTAGAATGATCGATCCAGTCCGCGATCTTGATATTTTTCATGAATGGCACAATCAACCACGAGTGGCCGATTTCTGGGAGCTTCCACTTCCAAAAGCTGATTTAAAAGAATACATCTTAAAAGGTTTAAAAGACCCACATACGCTTCCGATGATTTTAGAGAGCAATGGTGTCGCAACTGGATACTTTGAAATGTATTGGTGCCGCGAAGACCGTCTGGCACCTTATTACGAAAGTGAATCATTCGATAGAGGATTTCACTTCTTAATCGGTGACACCGACTTCTTAGGTTTTCACAATACAGATGCGGCCATTAAATCATTACTGCACTTCTTATTTATCGATGAAATCAGAACCAGAAGAGTAATGGCCGAGCCTCGCTCTGATAACACTAAAGTTTTGAAGTATGTTGAAACTTCTGGTGGGTGGAAAAAACTCTACGAATTCGATTTTCCTCATAAACGTGCTGCTTTACTTGAATGTAAACGCGAAGCTTTTTATATGGGACACATATGA
- a CDS encoding lysine N(6)-hydroxylase/L-ornithine N(5)-oxygenase family protein — protein MTKHYDLVGVGIGPFNLSLASVLDKSKDFNFRFFDAKKSFEWHSEIMFSDSDMQTSYLKDLVTPVDPTSPYSFLNYLVQNGLFHAFMNTGRQVVTRREFEMYCQWVTKQLEHRLQFDTPISNVDFNGSNFVITAGAEQFTAKNICIGTGITPRIPECTVDLISNNFFHAKSSQLADLNVDGKDVVIIGGGQTGVEIFRNNYKSKWGKAKSIKLITGRSGLQPLDESPFTNEFFTPSYVEDFFPMDQERKGPIVKSQKLASDGNTPSYLEDIYRELYQLKFVEGTSQDIQILPSRRLNDASEINGRYLLVLDNDFSEGLDEIAADVVILCTGFSNTIPKILDPIRSKISFDQEDRFIFNQDFSVKWNGSTDNKVFALNFSRHCHGISEPQTSLMAWRSATIANVVLGEKLYLTAKQAPNFMSYTKK, from the coding sequence ATGACTAAACATTACGATCTTGTCGGAGTAGGAATAGGGCCATTTAATTTGAGCCTTGCTTCTGTTTTAGATAAATCAAAAGATTTCAATTTCAGATTCTTCGATGCTAAGAAGAGTTTCGAATGGCATTCTGAAATTATGTTTTCTGATTCAGATATGCAGACGTCTTACCTGAAGGATCTTGTCACTCCGGTGGATCCAACAAGCCCGTATTCATTTTTAAACTACCTGGTACAAAACGGACTTTTCCATGCTTTCATGAACACTGGAAGACAAGTGGTGACAAGACGTGAATTTGAAATGTACTGCCAGTGGGTCACCAAACAACTAGAACACAGACTGCAATTCGATACACCAATTTCAAATGTTGATTTCAATGGATCTAACTTTGTGATCACTGCTGGAGCAGAGCAGTTCACTGCAAAGAATATTTGCATCGGAACTGGCATCACTCCAAGAATCCCTGAGTGTACAGTCGATTTAATTTCTAATAACTTCTTCCATGCAAAATCATCTCAACTTGCTGACTTAAATGTTGATGGCAAAGATGTGGTCATTATCGGTGGCGGCCAAACGGGTGTAGAGATTTTTAGAAACAACTATAAATCGAAATGGGGAAAAGCAAAGAGCATCAAGCTTATTACAGGAAGATCAGGTCTTCAGCCGCTTGATGAATCTCCATTTACAAATGAATTTTTTACTCCAAGCTACGTAGAAGATTTTTTTCCGATGGATCAGGAAAGAAAAGGGCCGATTGTTAAGTCTCAAAAATTAGCTAGTGATGGAAATACTCCATCTTACCTAGAAGATATCTACCGTGAGCTTTACCAGTTAAAGTTTGTTGAAGGTACCTCTCAGGACATTCAAATCCTTCCAAGTAGAAGATTAAATGATGCCAGCGAAATTAATGGAAGGTATTTATTAGTCCTGGATAATGATTTCAGCGAAGGCCTTGATGAGATCGCTGCAGATGTGGTTATTTTATGCACAGGATTTTCAAATACAATTCCTAAAATCTTAGATCCGATAAGATCAAAAATTAGTTTTGACCAGGAAGACCGTTTTATCTTCAATCAGGATTTCTCAGTGAAGTGGAATGGATCAACTGACAATAAAGTGTTTGCACTTAATTTCAGCCGTCACTGCCACGGTATCTCTGAGCCTCAGACGAGTCTGATGGCCTGGAGATCAGCAACAATTGCAAATGTTGTCCTTGGGGAGAAGCTTTATCTAACTGCGAAGCAGGCCCCAAATTTTATGAGCTATACTAAAAAATAA
- a CDS encoding siderophore-interacting protein: MSTIKKILVKILGPIILSKSKIVSNEQLSPHFHLLTIKGRNLKKEWIPGQKIQIQLKDDEMRSYTPCSWDSKAGVMQTLVYMHGKGPGALWARDAKAQNKVIVLGPKKSLKLEEAGNRVIFFGDETTFGLAHAIKKNVPDIKFHFFMEAGNTDESSAILKRFDLEEALLVSLGQLDLIAEQMSKIFAEDNSIKIVLSGKQQSIVALREKLYSLNIPKAAIGTKVYWGWKDDPNGKLKK, encoded by the coding sequence ATGAGTACAATCAAAAAAATTCTGGTTAAAATTTTAGGTCCGATTATTTTATCTAAAAGTAAAATCGTCTCGAACGAACAACTCTCACCACATTTTCACCTACTGACTATTAAAGGCAGAAATCTTAAAAAAGAATGGATTCCCGGACAAAAGATTCAGATCCAGTTAAAAGACGATGAAATGAGAAGCTATACGCCTTGTTCTTGGGACTCTAAGGCCGGAGTTATGCAAACACTCGTGTACATGCATGGAAAAGGCCCAGGGGCCTTATGGGCACGCGATGCTAAAGCACAAAATAAAGTGATAGTCTTAGGTCCAAAAAAATCACTAAAGCTTGAAGAAGCAGGAAACCGAGTGATCTTCTTTGGAGATGAAACAACTTTTGGTCTTGCCCACGCGATTAAAAAAAATGTTCCCGATATTAAATTTCATTTTTTTATGGAAGCTGGAAACACAGATGAGTCTTCAGCAATCTTAAAGAGATTCGACCTAGAAGAAGCACTACTGGTTTCACTAGGACAATTAGATCTTATTGCCGAGCAGATGAGTAAAATCTTTGCAGAGGATAACTCAATCAAAATCGTTCTTTCTGGCAAGCAACAGTCGATTGTCGCCCTTAGAGAAAAACTCTACTCACTCAACATTCCAAAGGCAGCAATAGGCACTAAAGTTTATTGGGGCTGGAAAGATGATCCTAATGGTAAATTAAAAAAATAA
- a CDS encoding LysR family transcriptional regulator has product MTFDQLETLDMVVKTGSFKAAADQLHKTQPTLSVSIKNLEEEFDLLIFNRETYRPTLTPQGEIFYEWAKQCLHSYRNLQIVGIELGTHKVESNLTVVFDPLARYQALRDILKECSYHSMSTELLLRSEILRVGLKMLLDEEADFAIAPMLTKHEEIEGILYDSIDLIPVIAKSVLEKKEKPELALLKIIPQLIVVEGRKNKHTEDEELPGILTGASKCFVTDHQMKKHLIKEGLGWGRLTRHEISTELKNGSLVEIDLPEVESFKFDIHIMRNKKRPMGPIARAIWAHFQPNK; this is encoded by the coding sequence ATGACTTTTGACCAGCTAGAAACCCTCGACATGGTAGTAAAAACAGGCAGTTTTAAAGCGGCCGCGGATCAGCTACACAAAACGCAGCCTACTTTATCCGTTTCAATAAAAAATCTTGAGGAAGAATTTGACCTGCTGATTTTTAATCGAGAAACGTATAGACCAACACTTACACCTCAAGGTGAAATTTTCTATGAATGGGCCAAACAATGTTTGCACTCTTACCGCAATCTACAGATCGTTGGTATTGAATTGGGAACTCATAAGGTTGAATCCAATCTCACAGTCGTCTTTGATCCATTAGCGCGCTATCAGGCCTTAAGAGATATCTTAAAAGAATGTTCATACCATTCAATGTCGACTGAACTTCTGCTTCGTTCAGAAATTCTTCGCGTGGGTTTAAAAATGTTACTCGACGAAGAAGCAGACTTCGCGATTGCTCCAATGCTTACCAAACATGAAGAAATTGAAGGAATTCTTTATGACAGTATTGATCTCATTCCTGTTATAGCCAAAAGTGTATTGGAGAAAAAAGAAAAACCTGAACTTGCTCTCTTAAAAATCATTCCGCAGCTCATTGTGGTGGAAGGAAGGAAAAATAAGCATACTGAAGATGAAGAGCTTCCAGGTATTTTAACTGGGGCCTCGAAATGTTTTGTGACTGATCATCAGATGAAAAAACATTTAATTAAAGAAGGTCTTGGTTGGGGGCGTCTCACTCGTCATGAAATCTCAACCGAACTTAAAAATGGCTCACTAGTAGAAATTGATCTGCCGGAGGTTGAGTCTTTTAAATTTGATATTCACATTATGAGAAATAAGAAGAGACCGATGGGGCCGATTGCCAGAGCGATATGGGCACACTTTCAGCCCAATAAA